From Bos mutus isolate GX-2022 chromosome 5, NWIPB_WYAK_1.1, whole genome shotgun sequence, one genomic window encodes:
- the KDELR3 gene encoding ER lumen protein-retaining receptor 3 has protein sequence MNVFRILGDLSHLLAMILLLGKIWRSKCCAGISGKSQILFALVFTTRYLDLFTNFISIYNTVMKMVFLLCAYVTVYMIYGKFRKTFDSENDTFRLEFLLVPVIGLSFLENYSFTPLEILWTFSIYLESVAILPQLFMISKTGEAETITTHYLFFLGLYRALYLANWIRRYQTENFYDQIAVVSGVVQTIFYCDFFYLYVTKVLKGKKLSLPMPI, from the exons ATGAACGTGTTTCGGATCCTCGGCGACCTGAGCCATCTCCTGGCCATGATCCTGCTTCTGGGGAAGATTTGGAGGTCCAAGTGCTGCGCGG GCATCTCTGGGAAGAGCCAGATCCTTTTCGCTCTCGTCTTTACCACCAGGTACCTGGACCTGTTCACCAACTTCATCTCCATCTACAACACAGTAATGAAG ATGGTTTTTCTCCTCTGCGCCTATGTCACAGTGTACATGATCTATGGGAAATTTCGGAAAACGTTTGACAGTGAGAATGATACATTCCGCCTGGAGTTTCTTCTGGTCCCTGTCATTGGCCTTTCCTTCCTTGAGAACTACAGTTTCACTCCTCTGGAG ATCCTCTGGACTTTCTCCATCTACCTGGAATCAGTGGCCATTCTGCCCCAGCTCTTCATGATCAGCAAGACTGGAGAGGCCGAGACCATTACTACTCACTATCTGTTCTTTCTTGGCCTATACCGGGCCCTCTACCTGGCTAACTGGATCAGGCGATACCAGACTGAGAATTTCTATGACCAAATTGCAGTGGTGTCTGGGGTAGTACAAACCATCTTCTACTGTGACTTCTTCTACTTGTATGTGACCAAAG tCCTTAAAGGAAAGAAGTTAAGTCTTCCAATGCCAATTTGA